ATCGACTGTTGAGATTCGTTGTCCGCCGCAATCGGTCGATCAACGTCCCCTCGAATCGGGGCAGATCCCGCGTCAGCATTTCGTACAACACCGCGCCAAGACCGTAGACATCCCAGCGACTGTCGGCAATCTTGGCTTCGAGCGTGGCCTGCTCCGGGGCCATGTAGAAATAGGTGCCCAACGTGGGGCGGGCATCATTGGCCAGGTGCGCTTGACCAAAGTCGGCAATCAACGGCTCATTGCGGGCATCCAACAGCACATTGCCCGGCTTCAAATCGCAGTGGCGAATCCCCTTGGCATGCACATACGCCATCGAGCGCGTCATCGCCGTGAACAGCCGCAGCGCCTCGGCCACCGGCAGCGGACCTTTCTCCAACAATTGCGCCAGCGATCCATTTTCGGCATACGAAATCACATAGTACGGCGGATCATTCTCCGGGTTCGCCGTCCGCAACTGCACAATGCCCGGTGCCCCATCGGTGCGGGCCAGCATCTGCATATCGTCTTGCAGCTTCTGCCACTGCCGATCGGTCCCATGAGCGAAGAATTTGATCGCCACACGAACGCTGGTAAGTTCTTCCTCAGCCAGCCAGACCGACCCATACGTGCCTTCGCCCAGATGACGCAAAATTCGGTATCCCGGCGCAATTGGCCGCGTGCGGGCCATGCGCGGTGCCGGTCGATTGGCACGCTCGGCCGGGGCTTTCGCCGCCGTGGGCAGCGAGTGCTTGCCGCTTTCCGCAGCAGCAGCCGCTCCTCCCCCAGCGGCAGCCGATTGCGCTGCCGAATCATCACTGGGCGGAATCTCCAAGCTATACTGCGAGATATACCGCGATAGCCGTTTGATGCGTTCATCACCCGAACCGATGGAATCCGATTCGAGCGTTTGCCAAACCGAGAATCCACTGATCTCCGCCGATGGATGCGCTTCGGTATGCGCAAGCGGATTGGGAATCGATTGCTCGGAGGTTGGTGGTAAACTCGAACGCGGTCCCGATTGCGCATTGCCATCGGGTGGTGGTGTAGGCTCGCTCATGCGTTCGCTTCCATTCGCAGGCGGTGGGCGTCTTCCCCAGGGATATTAGGCTATGCACTGGCGTCGCCAGGTCAAGCGTGGTTGCCCCATGGGAATACTCGCGGGATTGATCCACATTTTCCGATGCGTTGTGGCACTTTCTCATGGACAAGTGGAAAAACAGCAGGTAGGCTGAGATCGTGCATCATATCCTTACGACGTTCATTCGCTAGTCCGGTTTGCGATCCACGTGCCGATTCTCACGAATCGATCGGACGCGAACCAAAAGCACAATCGCCGTGAACTTGCGCGGCATGTCGATGATTTTTGTCTCCAAGTCGATGACAGATCAGGAGATCTGTCAAATTAGGCAGACCAACACGATTCTGCGGATTCTCACGCTCGTTCGCAAGGAAGGCAAAATCGGCACCATGCCCCGATTGGGGAACGAACGTCGTCGCCGATGCGTCAAAGGCCAGGACCATCTCGGAAACGGTTTGGTTCATTTCAGCAGACGAAACCAGGGGAATCGTCGGGGCGATTCCGAAAGGTGATTTCATGACCGTGCACATCGTCGTCAACGAGAATGGCCAGCCCAAAATTGTCTGGAGCGGGGCAGCGCTGTTTTTCCTGGGAATCTGGGCAGTCTGCGGCGGAATTCCCGCGTTGGGCTATGGCATGGCCTTCCGCGATTGGAAACTCGCCGGCATGGCCCTGCTCGCCGGCCTGTTCATTGGCTGCATCACCTTCCCCATGCTGCTGATCCAGCAATACCGCACCCCAGTCGATCAACTCCCCAAACGCGAACGCCCAGCCCGAGGGCGATAATCGGCGCCGTCAGAATTCCGATTCTTCGATTCAATCTGCGGCGGTTCCCGGCGAATAATCCGTCAGGAAACCGCTAGCGGGGAATTCGGAGGGTTCGTATACTCGTCCTCATTCCGAAACCAATCGGGAATCGAATCAATTGGAATGAGGTGTCGAATGCTGCCGGAAGGGTTCTGGGCGGGACTACTGGCGTCGGTGATTTACGGCTTGACCTTCATCGGCTTGCTGCTGTTCGGATTCAAACTGTTTGATTGGATCACTCCCAGTCTGGACATTCAAAAGCGACTCGATGAGAACCCCTTGGCGGTGGGCATTGTCGTGGGGGCGTTCATGATCGCCATTGCGCTGATCGTCTCATCCGTCGTGCATTGAGTTCGACCCATTCGCGGGGCACCCACCATGTCGATTTCTCGCATCGTTCAGCATCGCTTGACCAAGTCGATCAACTTGGTGCTGCTTGGAACCCCATTGGCACTGGTGGGTTGCGAACGCCCCATTCCAACCACAAGCAGCGTTCCGACCACCGCAATGAGCAGTTCCAGCGGCAATTCGCACAGTTCCGGCGGCACTCGGCCCCATTCGCACGGGTCGGGAATTCCGCCGGTGGTGTTTCTCCCCGGTTTGGGGGGTGGCTTGGGCGGCGGGCTGGGTGCGGGGGCGGGACGACCGGTGATTGATCCCAATGCCGATCCGCGCAGTTCGCCCGGCGGCGTCCCGTTTGCGGGTGGCGCTCGCCCGAATCAGCCGGGGACATCGTCACCGGGCAGTGGCGCCAAACCGAGCGGTAGCAGCACGCGCAGCGGGTTCGGCGGTGTCGGCAGTGTCTTTTCCGGGTCGAGTAGTTAATCATGCAACGATTCGTGCATCCGCCACGCTTGGACTATGTCGCCAAACTCGAATCCCATGGCATGGTCTATCACACCACCGATGATGGCCCTTATTGGGACGAAACCGCGCACTACGAATTCACGCCGTCGGAAATTGATACGCTCGAAGCCGCCACCGTGGAATTGGATCGCATCTGTCTGGAAGCGGTCGAGGTGGTCCTTTCGCAGGGGCGACTCGGGGAATTCCATATCCCGGAAGACTATCACGATTGGATCGCCGAAAGTTGGGAGCGGGACGAGCGGACCATCAATGGGCGGTTTGATCTCTGCTTCGATGGCCGATCACCGCCGAAACTCCTGGAATACAATGCCGATACGCCAACGGGGTTGCTCGAAGCGGCGGTGTCGCAATGGTTTTGGCTTCAGGATTGTCACCCGCATCGGCAGCAATTCAATTCGATTCACGAACGATTGATCGAAGCATGGCGGGCGGCGCGGCATGGTCGTTCGGGGCGGATTCTGTTCACCGCGATGGCCGATCATCCCGAAGATTGGATGACCATCCAATATCTCCGCGATACCGCCATGCAGGCGGGTTGGGAGACCGATTCGCTCACCATCGATCAATTGGGTTGGGACGGCGATCGACGCTGTTTCACCGATCAGAATGAGAATCCCATCGCCGATTGCTACAAACTATATCCCTGGGAGTGGCTGTTTCTGGATCGGTTCGGCCCGCATCTGCTGGAGGCAGACACGCGCTGGTTGGAAGCCCCCTGGAAGGCGATTTTGAGCAACAAGGCAATTCTGCCCGTGTTGTGGGAGTTGAATCCCGGCCATCCCAATCTGCTCGAAGCCGCGCATCAACCGTTGCCCAGCGGCAGTTATGTGCAGAAGCCGATTCTCAGCCGCGAGGGGGCGAATATCCGCATCGTGGAGAACGGTTGGCCGATTGCGCAAACCCAGGGGCCATACACCGGCCCGAGCATCTTCCAGCAGTTGTGCAAACTCCCGAATTTTGATGGCAATTATCCAGTGATCGGCAGTTGGGTGGTCAACGGCTGGCCCTGCGGAATTGGCATCCGCGAAGATCGCACCTTGGTGACGGGGAATCTCAGCCGCTTCGTGCCGCATTGCTTTGGCTGATGCATTCCGATCAACGGAATACCAGCGCGGCCTGATCGCATCCCAATCGGCGAAATGGCCGTGCGGGTGCGATTGCGATGGTGCGGGAGTCGAAAAAAGTTGGGCTTGTAAAAAATTTCAGTGAAGACGCGGCGCAGGATGGGCTTGCAGTCCCGAGTCCGCGGAATTACACTGCCTGCCATCCAGGATTATCTCTTGGTAGGCGGTGGGCGCAGGAGTGCCCCCGCCCGGCGATCAGGACGATCTGCCGAAATGAACCCACGGATGGGCCTGCCTGAGCGACACGTCTCGCATCATGCCTCCCATCCCTCACCACTCGATAGCGGTTGTTTGAGTGGTCGGCGGACCCGATCCCTGATGGATGATTCGGGCGAATACCGTTGCCGAGCCGGGGCGTCAAGCCGATTTCTTGGCTCGCGGTCGCAGCTCGATCCCTGTTTCACGGATGATGCCATGCAATCGAATGCTCGCACCTCGTTGTTTTGGACCTGGATTGCCCTTGGTACCATGCTCATCTGGGCGTATCTGCCGACGATGGCGAACCTGTTTGATGAGTGGATGCATGTTCCGCAGTATTCGCACGGGTTCTTGGTGCCGGTGTTTTCGGCGTATTTGCTGATGCAACGCAAGGAAACGCACTTCGGCATGGGTCAATCGATGCCGTGGATTGCCTTCCCGGTGATGCTGGTGGCGCTGGTTTGTCGCGTGATTTCCGGCTGGATTGCCTTTCCTTGGTTGGACGGATTTTCGCTGCTGGTGTTCCTGACCGGGGCATCGCTGCTCTACGGCGGGATGAAGTTCCTGCGCTACACCTGGCCGGCCATCGCGTTCTTGTTCTTCATGATTCCCCTGCCGCACCGCGTGGAAGTCATGACCGGCAGCACCCTGCAAACCCTGGCGACGCACAGTAGCACCTTCTTCCTGCAAGTGTTGGGCCAACCCGCACTGTCCGAAGGCAACACGATTCTGGTGCAAGAGCACAAGCTCGAAGTGGCCAACGCCTGTAGCGGTTTGCGGATGATGATGACCTTCGCGGCGTTCTGCTTCGCGGCGGTCCTGCTGATTGATCGCACGCGGCTGGAAAAGGCGCTGATTCTGGCAAGCTGCATCCCCATCGCCATGATTACCAACGTCTTCCGCATCGTCGGCACCGGCATGGCCTACCTGTATCTGGGGCCGACCAGTGGCATCTCGGAAACCATTCACGATCTGTACGGCTGGCTGATGATGCCCATTGGCCTGGGATTGTTGATGTTTGAACTCTGGATTCTTCGCAATTTGCTGCTCACGCCCACTCCGCGAAAAACTCGCTGAGTCGGTCGTTGCATGGCTTTCGGATCACCGTTGGACGATGTGTCTTGACCATCTGGACATGGACTCAGTGGAGCGAACTCGGCTATGACTCCTTCGATTCGACAACCGCTCCGTCTCCGCCGGTTACCGGCCACGGTGTCGCCCGGCGGTGAGACGGATGCCATGGAATACCGCGAATTACCCCAACCGCAACCCATTCCATCCGATGGGCTTGCGGAAGCGGCCAGCCCCAATCGATTGCTGGGGTATCTGCTGCTGCACTGGCCGATGGTGCTGATTCTGGGCAGCATGCTCGGCGCGGGTATGGCCTACCTGGCGTACACGCTGATCCCGGCGAAGTACACCACCTACGCGATGATTCGCGTGGCCTTGGTGCCGCCGTCAGTTTCCGGCTTCCAGAATGAAGAGGCCGCCCGAAATGATTTTCTCACCTGTCTGAAAACGCAAACGCAGTTGATTAAGTCGCACTTTGTGCTGAATGCCGCCATTCGCGACCCGGCGATTGCCGAACTGCCCATGATCCGCTCGCAAGTGGACCCCGTGGCATTCCTGCAAGACGAAGTGCGCGTGGAATACACGGACAACTCGGAAATTATCAAAATCATTCTCAGCGGCGATAACGCCAGCGAGATCACCAAGATTGTCAACTCCATCCAAGACGCCTATTTCCGCGAAGTGGTGGACGAAGAAGGCAACCGGAAGAAAAATCGCCTGGTGGAACTGGAAAATCTCAAGCACCAGACGCAAGAAAGTTTGAACAAAAGCTACGAAGCGATTCGCAATGATCTGACCGTGCAAAATCAACTTCCCGGTGGCGCGAAGCCAACCCTCTCGAAGGTGATTCTGGATGATCCGATTGCGAAAGCGATGGCGGAAGCGGCGGACGTCAACCGCATGAATCAACTGCTAATGGGGCAAGCATCGGGATTACGCAATGCAATGCTCAAGCAAGATGCGGAAATCAGCGCCACCAAGCGACGAATCGAGCGGCTGAAGGTCGCGCTCACGCAGCCCGCGCCGATTGATCCCGCTGCCGAATTGAAGCTCCGCGATCAACTGGACAAAGAACCGGTCATCATCACTCAGCAGCAAAAAGCGCTGAGCACCAAGAAACGCTACGATGCGCTGAAGGCCAATGCGTTGAATCCGAATGCGCCGGAACTGCAAAATCTGGCAAAGGCCGTGGAGCGCGAAGAAGCCGAACTCAAGCGATTGGTCGAACTGGCGACCAAGGAATTCAACGACCTGCGATCGGAAGCCCATCATCTGCAAGTGCGATCGGAATTGCAGGCAGCGGAAATCCAACTCGCGGAATTCCAAGAGCAGCGCAAAGACACGGAATCGACGCTGACGACGGTGGAATCCAAAGTGCTTCCGACTCCCGTGTTGCCCACGCAGAGCAAAGAAGGCATGGCCTTGTCGAAGCTCGAAAACAAGGAAGTTGCGATTCTGGACTTCGATAAAGTGGCCGTCGCACACCAGGAAGAGATTCTGCATAAGATCGTTGACAAAGTGAACCTGCTGAAGCTAGAAGAGAAAGCCCCACCGCGGGTGCGTCGCTTGGCGGCGGCTCCGGTGCCGTCGAAGAAGGAATACAAAAAGCAGCTCGTCGCCACGGCGGGGGGCGGATTCATGGGCTTTGTGCTGGTCGCGTTGGGGGCGATTCTGTTTGAATTGCGATTGCGGCGGATGCTGTCGCTGCAAGATTTGCAGCAAATCGCCCGCGGCCCGGTCTTGGGCGTGATTCCGCAATCCGAATTCGACCGCGCCACGGAAATGATGCCCGTGCATGTGCTGGAAGCCGTGGATAAGTGCCGAACGCAGATCGTGCAGCACACCCTGGCGCTGGATCATAAGTCGATCATGATTACGAGTGCCCTGGCAGACGAAGGCAAAGCCAACTTCACCTGGCAATTGACGCAATCGTTCGTGCAATCGGGCTATCGCACGCTGCTGATCGATCTGGATGTCCGCTCGCCGATGATGCACGAATTTTACGGCGTGCTCAACGAAGGCGGCGTCTGCGAAGTGCTGCGAGGCGAATCCGAATTGAGCAACTCGATTCAGACATTCGCCGATGGGCTGAGCTTTCTGCCCGGCGGAAAATGGACCGATTCCATCCGTCAGGATTTGGTGACGGACAAGATTGGCATGCTCTTGGCCAAGGTGCGGGAATACTACGACGTCATCTTGGTGCATGCCCATCCGCTGCTGGAAGTGGCCGATTCGTATCTGATTGGTCGCCAAGTGGATAGTGTGATTTTGACCGTGCAAAAGCTGGTCACCCGGCAACCGCTGTTGGACCGTGTGCAAGAACGGGCCAACGAGTTGGGCAAAGAACCCTTCGGGCTGGTGTTCCTGGATGCCACCCCGAACGAATCGCTGTGCTAATTGAGTTTGCAACCTTCAATCGTGCGGCTCGAACGGGGAGGATTCCCGGTCCGGGCCGCGGATTGGAATTGACGCTGGAACGGATTCCCACAGGTTGACACGGAGGTACCACCCATGCCGCGCCGCTCGCATCTGTTCATCATGGGCGTGTTGATTGCCCTGACTGCTGTTTGCCATGGCTATTTGACCAATCGCTGGTCGGTGTTCGCTGCCGGTCAGTTCGACCCCGATATTCTCCGCTCGATTGACGATCGCATTGGCGACTGGGAAGCCAGCGAAGCGACAATTTCGCCGGAAGACCGCATGAAAGCCTATGCCGTCTCGCGGAAATTCACGCATCCCGGCCTGGGCCGCACCATTCAAGTGACGCTGATTTCCGGCCACCCCAGCAAGGTCGCCACGCACACGCCGGATGTCTGCTTCCCCGGTAGTGGCTATGCCCTGAAATCGTCGATGGATCGCACCGCGTACCCCACCGTGGATGGCACCAATCGCATTGGCGCCTATGTCGCCGACTTCCAGAAGACCACCGCCACCAGCACGGAAACGCTGAAGGTGCGTTGGACCTGGACCAGCGACGGAGTCTGGGAAGCGCCGGAATATCCCCGTTGGTACTATGGCCGCTCGCCGGTGCTGCACAAGCTGTATGTGGTGCATTCCGTGGTGGATGGTGACCCCGTGAAGGAAGAAGCCTATCGGGAATTCGTCGCTCAACTGATTGACCGACTCAACCCCCGAATCAAGCGATAAACCCCCTCCGTTGCATTCCCGTTGGTGGCTGGTTGGATCGCACAATGGATTTGAATGCCCACGGATGGGCAGAGGATTGGAATGACGAGTTTGGAAACGCCGATTTCGTTGAACCGTGGCCCTCAGCTCCGGGGTCGTAACGCTATGCCTGCACTCGCCCCGGACCGCTCCGGTATGCTCGCTCCACGCTGTCGAGTTCCGGCGGACCTGCCGCGAATCTGCCGACAAAAGTCGATCTTCGATCGCATTGTCGCGAGCTGTTTGCTGGTGGTGGCGGTGCCGGTGGTGGCGATCGCGTGTTTGCTGGTGCGGGCGACCTCGCGCGGCCCGGCGATCTACTCGCAACGCCGCGTGGGTCAATACGGCAAAGTCTTCACCATCTATAAAATTCGCACCATGTTTCACGATTGCGAGAGCTTCAGCGGCCCGCGTTGGTCCACACCCAACGATCCCCGCGTGACCCGACTGGGGAAGATTCTGCGAGCGCTGCATATCGACGAATTGCCCCAGCTCATCAATGTTCTGAAGGGCGAAATGAGTCTGATTGGCCCGCGCCCCGAACGTCCGGAAATCGCCAGCAAACTGCGGGAATCGATCCCCGGATACGATCTCCGCGCCACCATTAAGCCAGGTGTCTCGGGATTTGCCCAGATTCACCTGCCGCCGGATACCAATCTCGCCAGCGTTCGCAAGAAATTGCTGCTGGACCTGCACTACATCGAAAACGCGAGCCTGTGGTTCGATGTCAAGATTGTGCTGGCCACCGCGTTGAAGGTGTTCGGCATCCATCGTCCGCAGGGGATCGCGGCCCTTCCGCAAGCCCCCAATGCCGAATGGATTGATGGCTAATGTCGCGTTCTCTCCCGAGGCGGGGCACGCTTCGCCTCGGGACGCCCGATTCCCGACCCACGCTCGACCGAACCACCCGAGGATGCCCCATGGCGCTGTTCATTAGCGTGGTCGTCCCCGTTCGCAATGAAGCCAAAGCGATCGAAACGACGATCCGTCAACTCTACGCCCAAGATTACCCCCCGTCGCAATTCGAAGTCATCGTCGCCGATGGCCGCTCGACCGACGATACCGTCGCCATCGTTCGCCGACTCCAGGCCGAATTCCCCAGCCTGCGACTCGAAGACAACCCCCGCCAACTGGCCAGCGCGGCCCGCAACGTCGGCATCCGTGCCAGCCAAGGCGATGTCGTCATCATTATCGACGGGCATTGCAATATCCCCGATCCGAACTATCTGCGACATATCGAACAGGCGTTCGTGACCTCTGGCGCGGAATCGCTCGGTCGCCCGCAACCGCTGCGCGTGCCCAACCCGACGCCGTTTCAACTCTGCCTCGCCATTGCCCGCGAATCCAAACTCGGGCACAACCCGCACTCGGCGATTTACGACGATCAACCGCAATATGTCGCCCCGCAGAATGTCGCCGTGGCCTATCGCCGGAATGTATTCGAGAAAGTCGGATTATTCGATGAATCCTTCGATGCCTGCGAGGATGTCGAATTCAACACCCGAGTCGATCAGGCCGGATTTCGCTGCTACTTCGAGCCGAAACTCCGCATCGATTACCACCCCCGCTCCACCTATCGCGGCCTGTTCGTGCAGATGGCCCGCTACGGCACGGGACGCTGCCGATTGGCCCGCAAACATCGCGGCTCACTCACACTCCCCGCCTTGGTGCCGCCGCTGTGGTTGGCCTTCCTGATCGTCGGCGGGCCACTGTCGCTGATCGCCCCGATGTTCGGCTGGCTGTTTGGCGGATTGGTCGCGCTGTATTCCGCCGTCATTCTGCTCGAATCACTGCGATTGAGTGCGCGGCACGGATGGTGGACCTTCCCGCGCATCCCGTTGCTGTTGCTCACGATCCATGCCGGATTCGGCTGGGGCTTTCTGCGTGAATGCCTGCCGAAATTCGCACGCACCCGCCGCACGTTGGCCCCGCTTCCGAAATCGGCC
This DNA window, taken from Tuwongella immobilis, encodes the following:
- a CDS encoding DUF350 domain-containing protein, which encodes MLPEGFWAGLLASVIYGLTFIGLLLFGFKLFDWITPSLDIQKRLDENPLAVGIVVGAFMIAIALIVSSVVH
- a CDS encoding glutathionylspermidine synthase family protein, producing MQRFVHPPRLDYVAKLESHGMVYHTTDDGPYWDETAHYEFTPSEIDTLEAATVELDRICLEAVEVVLSQGRLGEFHIPEDYHDWIAESWERDERTINGRFDLCFDGRSPPKLLEYNADTPTGLLEAAVSQWFWLQDCHPHRQQFNSIHERLIEAWRAARHGRSGRILFTAMADHPEDWMTIQYLRDTAMQAGWETDSLTIDQLGWDGDRRCFTDQNENPIADCYKLYPWEWLFLDRFGPHLLEADTRWLEAPWKAILSNKAILPVLWELNPGHPNLLEAAHQPLPSGSYVQKPILSREGANIRIVENGWPIAQTQGPYTGPSIFQQLCKLPNFDGNYPVIGSWVVNGWPCGIGIREDRTLVTGNLSRFVPHCFG
- a CDS encoding exosortase/archaeosortase family protein; this encodes MQSNARTSLFWTWIALGTMLIWAYLPTMANLFDEWMHVPQYSHGFLVPVFSAYLLMQRKETHFGMGQSMPWIAFPVMLVALVCRVISGWIAFPWLDGFSLLVFLTGASLLYGGMKFLRYTWPAIAFLFFMIPLPHRVEVMTGSTLQTLATHSSTFFLQVLGQPALSEGNTILVQEHKLEVANACSGLRMMMTFAAFCFAAVLLIDRTRLEKALILASCIPIAMITNVFRIVGTGMAYLYLGPTSGISETIHDLYGWLMMPIGLGLLMFELWILRNLLLTPTPRKTR
- a CDS encoding tyrosine-protein kinase domain-containing protein, yielding MTPSIRQPLRLRRLPATVSPGGETDAMEYRELPQPQPIPSDGLAEAASPNRLLGYLLLHWPMVLILGSMLGAGMAYLAYTLIPAKYTTYAMIRVALVPPSVSGFQNEEAARNDFLTCLKTQTQLIKSHFVLNAAIRDPAIAELPMIRSQVDPVAFLQDEVRVEYTDNSEIIKIILSGDNASEITKIVNSIQDAYFREVVDEEGNRKKNRLVELENLKHQTQESLNKSYEAIRNDLTVQNQLPGGAKPTLSKVILDDPIAKAMAEAADVNRMNQLLMGQASGLRNAMLKQDAEISATKRRIERLKVALTQPAPIDPAAELKLRDQLDKEPVIITQQQKALSTKKRYDALKANALNPNAPELQNLAKAVEREEAELKRLVELATKEFNDLRSEAHHLQVRSELQAAEIQLAEFQEQRKDTESTLTTVESKVLPTPVLPTQSKEGMALSKLENKEVAILDFDKVAVAHQEEILHKIVDKVNLLKLEEKAPPRVRRLAAAPVPSKKEYKKQLVATAGGGFMGFVLVALGAILFELRLRRMLSLQDLQQIARGPVLGVIPQSEFDRATEMMPVHVLEAVDKCRTQIVQHTLALDHKSIMITSALADEGKANFTWQLTQSFVQSGYRTLLIDLDVRSPMMHEFYGVLNEGGVCEVLRGESELSNSIQTFADGLSFLPGGKWTDSIRQDLVTDKIGMLLAKVREYYDVILVHAHPLLEVADSYLIGRQVDSVILTVQKLVTRQPLLDRVQERANELGKEPFGLVFLDATPNESLC
- a CDS encoding sugar transferase; this encodes MPALAPDRSGMLAPRCRVPADLPRICRQKSIFDRIVASCLLVVAVPVVAIACLLVRATSRGPAIYSQRRVGQYGKVFTIYKIRTMFHDCESFSGPRWSTPNDPRVTRLGKILRALHIDELPQLINVLKGEMSLIGPRPERPEIASKLRESIPGYDLRATIKPGVSGFAQIHLPPDTNLASVRKKLLLDLHYIENASLWFDVKIVLATALKVFGIHRPQGIAALPQAPNAEWIDG
- a CDS encoding glycosyltransferase family 2 protein, producing the protein MALFISVVVPVRNEAKAIETTIRQLYAQDYPPSQFEVIVADGRSTDDTVAIVRRLQAEFPSLRLEDNPRQLASAARNVGIRASQGDVVIIIDGHCNIPDPNYLRHIEQAFVTSGAESLGRPQPLRVPNPTPFQLCLAIARESKLGHNPHSAIYDDQPQYVAPQNVAVAYRRNVFEKVGLFDESFDACEDVEFNTRVDQAGFRCYFEPKLRIDYHPRSTYRGLFVQMARYGTGRCRLARKHRGSLTLPALVPPLWLAFLIVGGPLSLIAPMFGWLFGGLVALYSAVILLESLRLSARHGWWTFPRIPLLLLTIHAGFGWGFLRECLPKFARTRRTLAPLPKSATNCASAAISS